A region from the Candidatus Persebacteraceae bacterium Df01 genome encodes:
- a CDS encoding zinc-finger domain-containing protein: MKALVNSNYTVTPKELPLSCPPASQKGWDKHPRVFLPLSSSAPRCACPYCGTIYSLEKREDS; this comes from the coding sequence ATGAAAGCGCTTGTTAATAGTAACTACACGGTTACACCAAAAGAATTGCCGCTAAGTTGCCCACCAGCCAGTCAAAAAGGATGGGATAAACATCCGCGCGTGTTTTTGCCATTGTCGTCAAGCGCACCGCGTTGCGCGTGTCCTTATTGCGGTACTATTTATTCGCTGGAAAAAAGAGAGGATTCATGA
- a CDS encoding branched-chain amino acid transaminase codes for MTAIAEREGNIWFDGKMTPWREAKIHVLSHSLNYGVSVFEGVRCYQTDSGPAIFRLTDHTRRFFQSAHIIGMKIPFSEDDINAAQRAVVRDGGHNACYIRPLAFYGAYSLGLAVDTNPVQVIVAAWPWGAYLGEEGMEKGIRVKTSSYARYHVNTTMCRAKVSGNYVNSVLAHKEAAQDGYDESLLLDVDGLVSEGPGENLFIVVRNQLYTPELTSVLSGITRDTVMTLAQDMGYEVVEKRITRDAVYCADEAFFTGTAAEITPIRELDGRVIGSGGRGPITEALQSAFFDCVAGKHPRSANWLTPAA; via the coding sequence ATGACAGCAATAGCGGAAAGAGAAGGAAATATTTGGTTTGACGGCAAAATGACACCGTGGAGGGAAGCTAAAATTCATGTGTTGTCTCATTCTTTAAATTATGGCGTAAGCGTTTTTGAAGGTGTGCGCTGTTATCAAACCGATTCTGGACCAGCAATTTTTCGTTTGACCGATCACACGCGGCGGTTTTTTCAATCAGCGCACATTATCGGAATGAAAATACCTTTTAGCGAAGATGATATTAATGCGGCACAGCGTGCCGTTGTCCGTGATGGTGGCCATAATGCTTGTTATATTAGACCACTGGCTTTTTATGGTGCCTATTCGTTGGGGCTTGCAGTCGACACCAATCCGGTTCAAGTTATCGTTGCGGCCTGGCCGTGGGGAGCTTATTTGGGTGAAGAAGGGATGGAAAAAGGTATTCGAGTGAAGACATCTTCTTATGCTCGCTATCACGTCAATACCACGATGTGCCGTGCCAAGGTTAGCGGTAATTATGTAAATTCAGTGTTGGCGCACAAGGAAGCAGCACAGGATGGCTATGATGAATCATTATTGTTGGACGTGGATGGATTAGTTTCCGAAGGTCCTGGCGAAAACTTGTTTATTGTTGTGCGTAACCAATTGTACACCCCCGAGTTAACTTCTGTTCTTAGCGGTATTACGCGCGACACGGTGATGACGTTGGCACAGGATATGGGCTATGAAGTGGTGGAAAAACGCATCACTCGCGATGCAGTGTATTGTGCCGATGAGGCTTTTTTCACTGGTACGGCAGCGGAAATTACACCAATTCGAGAATTGGATGGTCGGGTTATCGGTAGCGGTGGTCGCGGTCCGATAACAGAAGCATTACAGTCAGCGTTTTTTGACTGCGTAGCAGGCAAGCATCCACGCTCTGCTAACTGGCTGACACCAGCGGCATGA
- a CDS encoding MBL fold metallo-hydrolase, with protein sequence MRKKYILNGRRRALRALALITSAPFLALSRRVQASFQAAHHLSNGTFRNNYIGQITKSFSDLMRWRRESPDHPLLSFSLAANDPAFLRNNRKEATLTWLGHATLLLQVGGVNILTDPHFSDRASPFSFVGPRRGTPPGIPLDELPNIDIVLISHNHYDHLDEDSITRLLRRRADTHFCAPLGIRQWLARVGAQHITELDWGDSVRLNNMQLTAAPCQHWSSRAPWDRNRTLWASWVVEKPGFRFLFIGDTGYSQDFSDLGTHYGGFDVVAIPIGAYEPRWFMKQAHINPDEAVKIFQDLRANTAVATHWGTFQLTDEPMDEPPQKLHAALKAAGIDKNIFAVFQHGETRSLARFTETKKTN encoded by the coding sequence GTGCGCAAAAAATATATTCTGAACGGGCGCCGCCGTGCACTGCGAGCACTTGCCCTTATTACCAGCGCGCCTTTTCTTGCATTATCTCGCCGTGTGCAGGCGTCTTTTCAAGCGGCACACCATTTAAGTAATGGTACCTTTCGTAATAACTATATTGGCCAAATCACCAAATCTTTTTCCGACTTGATGCGCTGGCGCCGTGAGTCCCCCGACCATCCGCTATTGTCCTTTTCACTAGCAGCAAATGACCCTGCTTTTTTGCGCAACAACCGAAAGGAAGCAACACTTACTTGGCTCGGTCATGCTACCTTATTGTTGCAAGTAGGTGGTGTTAATATTTTGACTGATCCGCATTTTTCCGATCGTGCCTCTCCCTTTTCTTTTGTTGGTCCTCGGCGAGGGACACCTCCCGGCATTCCTTTGGATGAATTACCTAATATTGACATTGTGCTTATTTCTCACAATCATTATGACCATTTAGATGAGGATTCAATTACAAGACTGTTGCGACGGCGTGCCGACACACATTTTTGTGCGCCGCTCGGGATTAGGCAATGGCTTGCACGCGTCGGGGCACAGCACATAACAGAGCTGGATTGGGGCGACAGTGTACGATTGAATAATATGCAATTAACTGCTGCTCCCTGCCAGCACTGGAGTTCACGCGCACCGTGGGATCGCAATCGCACTTTGTGGGCATCGTGGGTGGTAGAAAAACCAGGTTTTCGTTTTTTATTTATTGGCGATACTGGCTATTCACAAGATTTTTCTGATTTGGGTACACACTATGGTGGTTTCGACGTGGTAGCAATTCCGATTGGTGCTTATGAGCCACGTTGGTTTATGAAACAAGCACACATCAATCCCGATGAAGCAGTAAAAATTTTTCAGGATTTGCGCGCCAACACCGCCGTAGCGACACACTGGGGAACATTTCAACTCACGGATGAACCCATGGATGAGCCACCACAAAAACTGCATGCCGCGTTAAAAGCCGCCGGCATTGATAAAAATATTTTTGCTGTGTTTCAACATGGAGAAACACGTTCGCTAGCACGTTTTACCGAGACAAAAAAAACAAATTAA
- a CDS encoding DUF4396 domain-containing protein, with the protein MKRTLLEEENKTLNPKRPKFVADNDSGTLSKFWCSSHTWKRSANNTKWCLIGCAIGDFGTVLFFQLCGIDWPPSWIFSLAIINGLLTSICLETVILVRRDFTLSTAFKTAMGMSFISMLAMETAMNVTDFLITGGAHLTTISVPIMLLVGFVTPWPYNYWRLKKFGKACH; encoded by the coding sequence ATGAAACGTACACTATTAGAAGAAGAGAACAAAACATTGAACCCGAAAAGGCCTAAATTCGTTGCCGATAATGATAGCGGCACACTTTCTAAATTTTGGTGCAGCTCCCACACCTGGAAGCGTAGTGCTAACAACACCAAATGGTGCCTTATCGGCTGCGCCATTGGCGATTTTGGTACCGTGTTATTTTTTCAATTATGCGGCATCGATTGGCCACCTTCGTGGATTTTTTCGCTCGCAATTATTAATGGTCTACTCACCAGCATTTGTTTGGAAACCGTCATTTTGGTTCGTAGAGACTTTACCTTAAGCACAGCATTCAAAACCGCTATGGGTATGAGTTTTATCTCCATGTTGGCAATGGAAACGGCGATGAATGTTACAGATTTTCTTATCACCGGAGGCGCCCACCTAACCACCATTAGCGTACCGATAATGCTACTTGTCGGATTTGTCACTCCGTGGCCATACAATTACTGGCGACTCAAAAAATTTGGTAAGGCATGTCACTAA
- the folP gene encoding dihydropteroate synthase, with product MKWHCGKFIFDCTQPLIMGVVNVTPDSFSDGGGFLSTDAAVAHGRQLLEEGADMLDVGGESTRPGAAPVDEENEKQRVLPVIERLAAHGAAVSADTMKPTVMRAALRSGACILNSVVGFTGTNALDIAAQSDCGIAVMHMCGTPSTMQQAPQYNDVTTEVNAFLQAQTTTLRTAGVAANRICVDPGIGFGKTIEHNWQLLHTLPQIGGGYPVLLGVSRKSFLGALTGRKRPTDRDTASAVLAALLYQRGAHIVRTHNVTATLDALSVTTMLD from the coding sequence ATGAAGTGGCATTGTGGAAAATTTATTTTTGACTGCACACAGCCTTTGATTATGGGCGTGGTAAATGTAACGCCAGATTCTTTTTCGGATGGTGGCGGCTTTTTATCTACCGATGCGGCGGTGGCACACGGTCGGCAATTGCTAGAAGAAGGTGCTGACATGCTAGATGTGGGCGGTGAATCCACTCGTCCAGGTGCTGCACCCGTTGATGAAGAAAACGAAAAACAGCGAGTGCTTCCAGTTATTGAACGCTTGGCAGCGCACGGGGCAGCCGTATCAGCTGACACGATGAAACCAACGGTCATGCGTGCCGCTTTGCGATCTGGCGCCTGCATATTAAATAGTGTAGTCGGGTTTACCGGTACGAATGCGCTAGATATTGCCGCACAATCAGACTGCGGCATTGCCGTCATGCACATGTGTGGCACGCCCTCCACTATGCAACAAGCGCCACAATATAATGATGTGACAACGGAAGTTAACGCTTTTTTGCAAGCACAAACAACAACGCTACGAACGGCAGGAGTTGCGGCAAATCGTATTTGCGTTGACCCGGGTATTGGTTTTGGCAAAACGATTGAACACAATTGGCAGTTACTGCACACGCTACCGCAAATTGGCGGCGGGTACCCAGTACTGCTGGGCGTATCGCGCAAGTCCTTTCTAGGTGCCCTCACCGGGCGCAAACGACCAACAGACCGCGATACCGCCAGCGCCGTTTTAGCAGCGCTACTGTACCAGCGCGGCGCACATATTGTACGAACGCACAATGTAACCGCCACACTGGACGCCCTATCTGTAACGACAATGCTGGATTAA